The genomic stretch CCGCGCCTCAGCCAACGGCACGCCGGCCAGGCTGGCGATGGCCGGGACGGTCGCATCGGGCCCGGGATGCAGGGACAACAGCCGGAACGTCCGCGCAGCAGGCGCACTGAGCATCCGGTAGGACCACGAGAAGATCGCCCGGATGCTGTTGCCCATGTCGTCGTCGGAGAACCCGTCCAGGCCGCCCTGCGCGTCCCGCAGCTCCCTGGCGATGTCGGTCAACCGGTGATCGGGATGGGCCAGAGCCCGGGCGGCCACCACTGCCAGCGCCAGCGGGAGCCGTCCGCACCGCGCGGCGATCTCGGCCACCGCGTCGGGGTCGGCCGACGTCCGGGTGTCTCCGATCCGCACGGCCAGGAACTGACGAGCGTCCTCGTCCGACAAGACGTCGAGGGTCATGAGATGCGCGCCGTGCGCCGTGGCCAGACCCGTCAGCCGCTTCCGGCTGGTGACCAGTACCAGGCAACCGGGAGCGCCCGGTAACAGCGGGCGCACCTGCTCGACGCTGCGCGCGTTGTCCAGGACCACCAGGATCCGGCGACCGGCCAGGACGCTGCGATACAGCCCGGACCGGGCACGCGGACTCGCCGGAATGTCGGAGTCAGGGACGCCGAGGGCGTTGAGAAAGGCCCGCAGCGCCTCCTCGGGCGGCAGCATGGCCTGTTCCGGGTCGAACCCCTGCAGGTCGACGTACAGCTGCCCGTCCGGGTAGGCGTCGGCCAACTGGTAGGCCAAGCGGATGGCCAGCGTCGTCTTCCCGATGCCGGGGATGCCGTCGATGACCAGCACGGGCGTGGAAACCTGGCTCATCACGTGTCCGTTGAGCAGGCCGAGCGTCCGGCGCTGGGCCTCGTCGCGGCCGGTGAAGTGTGGCAGTTCGGCCGGCAGCTGCGCGGGCAGCACCGCGCTGACGCCGGGGGTCCGGCCGATGAGAGTCCCGCCCGGTGACGCGATCGGGTCCGACGGGTCCGCGGCGCCGGGGCCGGCTTCGCCCACGCTCTGGTCCAGGACAATCTGATACGCCTCGCGCAGCTCCTCGCGGGGATCGACGCCCAGCTCGTCGGCCAGTCGGCCGCGTACGTCGTGGTAGAGGGCGATCGCCTCGGCCTGCTGCCCATCGGCCGACAAGGCCAGCAGGAGCTGGGCCTGCAGCCCCTCGTCGAGCGGGCGGAGCTCGCTCACCCGTCGCAGGACGGGCAGGACGGGACGTACGCGCCTCAGGCGCAACGCCAGCGTTGCCGCCTCCCGTACCAGGTCGGCGCACTCGTGGTCGATCAGGTCGAACGCCCGGCGGTCGCCGGAGGCCAGCTCGGCCGCCCCGCCGCACGGTCCGCGCCACAGGTCGAGGGCCGCCTCGTACGCCGCCATCGCCTCGGGCCGCCGCCCGGCCGCGTCCTCTGATCGGGCCTGCTCAGCCAGCTGACGTAGGCGCAGCAGGTCGAGATCCCCGGGGCCGACCCGCATCCGGTAGCCGGCGGCGTCACCCAGCAGCCAGTGCCCGGGCGACCGGGCCGGAAGGCCGGGTTCGAAAAGGCGCCGCAACGCACCCACGTAGCGGTGCACGACGTTGACGGCGCTCACCGGCGGTCGCGGGCCCCACAGCACCTCGACGATCTCGCCGACGCCCACCGGCTGGCCCGCCTTGGCCAGCAGCAGGGCCAGGATCAGGCGCTGCTGGCGGGCTCCCGGATCGATTTGGGTGCCTTGACGCCGAACCCGCAGCGGGCCCAGCACGCCAAAGGACACCGATGCGCCGCCGCCATTCGAAGGCACGGAAGAACTCCCTAGGTCGGCCCGGCCCTCAGCTTACCGCCGAGCTTGTGCGGGCCGAGCCGATCGTACCTTCAGCGATCACCGCTGCTCTCTCACTGCGGACTGAGCGAGTGGGTCGAGCGGATCATGTCCGAAGCCTTCTCGCCGATCATGATCGTCGCGGCGTTGGTGCCGGCCGAGACGATCCGTGGCATGACAGAGGCGTCGGCCACACGTAACCCGTCCGCCCCGAGAACCCTCAGCTCGGGATCGACCACGGCCTGCGCGCCGCGGCCCATGGCGCAGGTTCCGACCGGGTGGTGAGAGGCTCCGGTGCCCCACTGCAGATAGTGACGGAGGCCGCCCGGCTGCCGCACGTTGTGACCGGGCAGCACCTCGCGATCACGCCAACGGGCCAACGGTTCGGTGGCGGCGATGTTGCGAGCCACCTCGATGGCCTCGACCAGGCGGCGGACGTCCTGACCCTCGGCCAGGTAGTTCGGGTCGATCAGCGGCGGAACCCCCGGGTCGGTTGAAACCAGGCGGAGCGTTCCGCGTGATTCGGGCACGGTCGCGATGCCGAGGGTGAAGCTGTTCGCGGGTGCGTGCAACGCGGGCCGATGCAACGGCGCCTCGATGAACGTGAAACGGTGACCGCCGGCTGTCGCCGCGTCGACGAAGGCGCGGGCCAGCGGGCTGGGATCGGCCGCGGGTGCCGGCCGCATGGGCCCGTCGTCTCCCCTGAGGGCCGGATCGCCGTCGTTGACGGTCTCCATCCGGCGGAAGTACGGCAGCACCGAGGCGTAGTCCCAGCCGTCGGCCCCCTGTTCGGCCCAGCCGTCGTAGTCGGCCGCGTGACCGCGCCGGAACATCATGGCGTCGATGCTGCTGGACCCGCCGAGGGTGTGTCCTCGCGGCCATGCGTGGACGGCATTGCCGGTACGGACCTGCGGGACAGTGACGTACGAGTAGTCGACCCCGCTTCCCCGCAGTGCAGGCCAGGCCGAAGGCACGGCGATCTGCGGCAGCGTGTCGGCCGGCCCCGATTCGAGCAGAAGCACCCGCACGCGCGAGTCCTCGGACAGGCGGGCGGCGATCACCGAACCGGCCGAGCCCCGCCGACAACGATGAAGTCGTAGTGGTTGACCATACGACCACTGTCGCCCGGTGCTGGCCCGCCCCTTTGCCGATCCTCGCCGCCGGTTTTGACCAACGATGACTATGCCCCGCGAGGCACCCGGCGCGGTCAATCGAAGCGGGACACTGCGGTGAGCTTGCTCAGGACGGCCTGCAGCTGCTCCGTGTCCTCGGCCGACAGTCCGAGATGCTCGCGCGCGGCTGACGACATCGGCTCGACCCGCCGGCGCAGGGCCTCCCCCTCGGACGTCACGGTGATGATGACCTTGCGCTCGTCGGCCGGGTCACGTTCGCGGCGCAGATAGTGTGCCGCTTCGAGTCGTTTCACCAGGGGCGACAGGGTGCCGGAGTCGAGATGCAGCAGATCGCCGAGCCGACGGACCGAAAGCGGACCGTGCTGCCACAGGGCGACCAGGACCAGGTATTGAGGGTGGGTCAGGTTCACCTCGGCCAAGAGGGGTCGGTAAAGCCCGACGACGTGCCGCGTCGCTACGGTCAGCGCGAAACACACCTGGTTCTCCAGGGCCAGCGAATCCATCGAACCTCCTCTGCGGAATGCAATATATCGCGGATCTTTCGGAGAGACAAAAGTCGCGGGATTGATCCCCGCGGCATGTCATCCGTCGGTTCAGGCGTGACCGACAACCTCGAAACCCGCCCGTGGAAAGCCGCCGATCTGACCGCCCTTCGAGCGGCCGAACCTCTCTTTCCGCCTGACACCTACCCTCGCCGTTTCATCGCCGGTAGCCGACAGCTGCGGCCCCTGCATCGCAAGGTGGAACACCGACTGGCCGAGCCGGAGCACCGGTGGACCGGCCAGGTAGCGCTGACCGGCGATCGGCTGGTCGCCCTGGCCGAGTGCTCGTGGGATCCGGCCGATCCCGGGACAGGCACCCTCGCGGTCAATGTGGCCGAGGCCTGGCGCAGTGGCGCGCTCGGGTACCGGGTGCTGCACGAACTGGTCGGCCGGTGCGTGCGGCTGGGGATCACCACCTTCGACCTCGACTATGCGGCATCCAACATTGCCCTGCAGTCGGCCATCGACGCCATCGCCACCGAGACGGGCGTGCGCTACACCCTGAGCGGGGTGACCCGGGCCGGCATCGGGCACCTGACCGTCCGGGCCGAGCACTGACCGATCCGGCCGAGACAGCACGTGGCGTAGGATTCGGGGATGGCAAGTCCCTCCCGCCCGGAACGCCGGACGCGTTCCGACGGCGAACGGAGCCGGCTGGCCATCCTCGACGCCGCGGTTGCCCTCACCACCGTGCTGGGGCTCGAAGGCCTGTCGATCGGGCGCTTGGCCGACCACGTCGGCATCAGCAAGAGCGGGCTATACGCCCACTTCGGCTCCAAGGAGGAGCTTCAGCTCGCCACTATCCGCACAGCCGAGCTGACGCACCGGCGCGACGTCGTGAGTCCCGCGTTCGCTCAACCCGATCCCCTGTCGCGCCTGAGATCCCTGTGCGAAAACTTCCTCGATCATCTGAAAGACGATCTGCTGCCCGGCGGTTGCTTCTTCGTCTCGGTCAACGCGGAGTTCGACGCTCGTCCGGGCGCGGTCCGCGACCGGCTCGCCGAAATCCACACGGCCTGGTTGCTAATGCTCGAGGAGCAGTACGCCGCGGCACAGGCGGCCGGCCTGCTCAGCCCGGAAACACCACCTGATCAGGCCGCTTTCGAGCTGAACGCCTATCTGCACATGGCCAACAACATGTACGTGCTGTACCGCGACGCCGACTATCTCGAACTGGCCCGGCGCAGTGTCGCCAACCGCCTGGGCATGCTGAGCCCGACCAGCAGCCGAGCGGTCACCGAGGCGTCACACTAGGGTCGCATTCGCCACCGGGTCACCCGGGTAGCACCCCAGCGAGCTGCTCAGAGGTCGCCCCAGGGCGCCGGCCGCCTGAGCCTGCAGGGTGAGGATGTCGGTCATCGACGCCACCGAGCGGGCGAACCCGCCGGCCGTCTCGCCGCTCCACAGCGCGGGAACGACGGCGATCCCCTGGTCGGCCCGAAGCGCCCGTACGTCCTCGCGCCAGCGTGGCCACAGCAGATCACCGTAGAAGTGCGGAAGGTCGCCCGACACACACCAGGCAAGCCACTCACTGTGTGACATCTTCATCCTCGCCCAGTTCAGCGAAGGGGGATCGAAATAGATGACCTCGCCCGGCACCCCCGGCCGACCGGCGCCCGGTCGCAGCCCGTTGAGAAAGAAGACTCCGCCCAGCACGTCATGCGCCACGATCAGGCCCGCCGTCGGTGTCCAGGTCCGATCGAGCAGGGCGGGAAAGTCATTGACCTCGCCGATGCTGGGGAGTCCGAACTCGGCACACGGCGAACCACCGAAGATCCGGAGCCAGCCGTCGTACAGCAGGATGCCGCTGCAGTTGAGGGCCACGGCGCCGAGCGGTGAGCTCGCAGCGACCTGAAGCTGCTGCAGACCGGCCCGGGCCAGCGCCCGGTCCGGCGGCAGGATCCGAGGCGCGGCGAAGCTCCGCATCAGCACGTCCGACAGCGCTCGCCAGGGAGCGTCGTCGTCCTCGGCCGGATCGAGATCGCTCATCAACCCGTCACCCCGGAAGCACCGTCAAGGATCGGCTCGGAAGTTGCGTGTCCCATACTCGACACGACGAAGCGAAGTGCGGGAAAGTTCAGTGCCTGGCCGGCGGCTGTTCGGGGGTAGTCTCGTCGAGGCCGGCCAGGCTCTCCTGCACCTTGGCAACGTCCGGCACGTGCAGGTGACGCAAGAGGTCCAGCGCCTCCACCCACGCCGCGCGAGCGGCGGCCCGGTCGCCCAAGGCGAGCGCGGACTCGCCCAGCGAGTGCAGGCATCCGGCAGCGTTCATGCGCCAGCCGGCCTGTCGGAACAACTCGGCTGCCCGCTTCCGGGACGCCAGTGAGGCCCGCAGGTCGCCCCGGAACAGGCAGATCTCGGCCCGCGTCTCGTGACCGAGCGCCTGAGCGCTGGGGTTGCCCAGCGCCTCGGCGATGGACAGGGCACGGTCAGCGAGGTCCATCCCCGTGACGAAGTCGCCTTGACGGCCGTGCGCGCCAGCCAGACAGCTGAGCACGTTGACCTGGTCGGACAACTCGCCCAGCGATTCCGCGACACGCAGGGCGGACTCGAAGTATCCGACTGCCTCGGCATACTCCTTGCGGTGGACGCTCACCTGTCCGAGATTGCGGTACACCAACGACTGCTCGCGTCGCAGTCCCAACCGGTCGAACAACTCGAGCGACTGTCCGAGGTGCCGAGCCGCGGCCGTGAGGTCCCCCAGCTCGATCTCCGGGCCCGACAGGCTGCGCAACATGTGCGCCCGGCCGAGGTCGTCGCCGGCTTCGGTGGCCGCCCGCAGGCAGGTTCCGGCCAGCGCGGTCCAGTCGTACCACCAGCCCTCGCGGTGGCACAGCCGCTGCACGCTCAGCACCAGCCGCCAGGCCGAACCGGCACGTTTCTCGTCTATCTCGCGCTGGACCACCGCTTTGAGGACCAGACGCTCTGCGCTGAACCACTCCATGGCATCAGTGGCAGTGGCCAGGCGGGCTGTTGTCACGGCGTCCACCGGTTCCGGTGGGTGCACCGCGATGGTCGGGCCCAGCAGGAGGTCGGCCGCGTAGGCAGTCTGCCGGTAGTGGCCGACCAGCCGGTGGAAGGCCTGTTCCCGGTCGTTGTCGTCCTCGTGCAGCCCGACGAGCTCGTGGGCGTAGGCCCGGATCAGGTCGTGCGTGGCGAACCGGGACGGTTGGTGCTCGGCCAACAGACCGGTCCGCACCAGCTCCCCGGCCAGGGTCCGCGCCTCGGCCCGGGACACACCGGCCAGGCTGGCCATCGCCGGCACCGTGACGTCCGGCCCCGGATGCAACGACAGCAAGCGGAACATCCGGGCCGCCGCGGCCCCGAGCATCCGGTACGACCACGAGAAGATCGCGCGCAGGTCGTTGCCCATGTCGTCGCCGGCGAAACCGTCCAGGCTCCCCTGCGCGTCCCGCAACCCGCGGGCGATGTCGCTCAACCGGTAATCGGCATGGATCAAGGCCCGGGCCGCCACCACTGCCAGCGCCAGTGGAAGCCGCCCGCACCGTTCGACGATCTCGTTGACTGCCACCGGCTCGGCCGCAGTCCGCGCCGCTCCTATCCGGGAGGACAGGAACGTCCGCGCGTCCTCGACCGACAGCACGTCCAAGGTCAGCAGGTGCGCACCGTTCGCCGTGGACAGCCCGGTCAACCGTTTACGACTGGTCACCAGCACCAGGCAACCCGGCGCGCCCGGTAGCAGGGGACGCACCTGTTCCACATCACGGGCGTTGTCCAGCACCAGCAGGACGCGACGTCCGGCCAGCACACTGCGGTACAGACCCGGCCGCGCGTGATGACTCGCCGGAATCTCCGCGTCCGGCACGCCAAGAGCGTTCAGAAACCCTTGCAGGGCCTCGGCTGGGGACAGAGCCGCCTGCCCGGGATCGAAGCCTTGTAGATCCACGTACAACTGGCCGTCAGGATAGGCATCCTTCAACTGGTGGGCCAGGCGAATGGCCATCGCCGTCTTTCCGATTCCCGGAATACCGTCGATGGCCAGCACCGGCATCGTCGCGTGGGCCAACACATGACCGTTGACCAGGCTCAGCGTCCGCCGCTGAGCCTCGTCCCGGCCGGTGAAGTGGGGCAGATCCGCCGGCAACTGCGCCGGCAACACCGCGGTCGAGGCCGGCAGCGTGTTCGAAGCCGGGCCTCCGTCCTCTCCCGGCGATCCCGGCCGGTCCGCGCTCTGCGACAACAGCAGCTGGTACGCCTCGCGCAGCTCCTCGCCCGGGTCGACCCCGAGCTCGTCGGCCAGCCGGCGGCGGATGTTCCGGTACACCGCGATCGCCTCGGCCTGCTGACCGTCGGCCGACAGGGCCAGCAGCAACTGGGCCTGCAACGCCTCGTCCCACTCACGGTGCTCGGCCACCCGCCGCAGGAACGGCAGAACGGCCCGGGTGCGATTCTGGCGCAACGCGAATGCCGCGGCCTCGCGAGCCAGGTCACCGCACTCATGGTCGACCACGGAGAAGGCCAGGTGGTCGCTCGATGCGAGTTCGGCCGCCCCTCCGCACGGTCCTCGCACGAGGCTCAGGGCCTGCTCGTAGGCAGTCATCGCCTCGGCGAGCTGCCCGGCGGTGACCCGGGACCGGGCCTGCTCGGCCCGGTCCCGCATCTCCAGCAGGTCGAGGGTGGCTGCCCCGACCTGCATCCGATAGCCCGCAGCGTCTCCGAGCAGCCAGCTCCCGGCCGTCCGGGCCGGCAGGCCGGGCTCGAGCAACCGGCGCAACGCGCCCACGTAACGGTGCACGACGTTGACGGCGCTGCGCGGCGGCCGCTCGTTCCACAGCACCTCGACGATGTCGCCGACGCCGACCGGCTGCCCCGTGTTGGCCAGCAGAAGGGCCAGAATCAGGCGCTGCTGCCGGGCGCCCAGGTCCAGCTCGACACCGTGACGCCACACCTTGACCGGACCGAGCACACCGAACCGGACGCCAGTCGCGTCATCGCCGTCCAGCATCACGAGCCCGGCCTCCCCCGGTGAGGTCGTTCCGCATGACGGCCTCGCCCGTCCTACGCGAACGGCCGACAATTTTCATGTGCGGATCTGAGCGGCTCACGCGCAGACCCGCCCCGCAGAGCAGTTACTGTAAGTGACCACCTGTGCTCACCCTCGAAAATACTCCAACAGTCCGTCGTAGTTTCCAGAGGTTACACACGACGTGCGGTTTCGCCGCCGCCGATCAGCGCTTGGACTGATACACGACAGCTCTACTTTCGCGAATCGATCGACCAAGCCGGCGGCTCCGACCAGGACGGCCACCCGGGAATCGGTCCGATGTCCAGCCGAGCCGCCCCGGCTTCAGCCATCACGCAGCGTGTTTCCGAGGCGGCGCTCCCGTAGATGGAAATGACTGTCTGTGAGCGGCCTCAAACCCCGTCCACTGCCCGCAGGATGATGTCGGCCACCGCCTGCGGCTGCGACATCGGCAACGCGTGGGACGCGCCCTCAACCTCCACCGCCTCCCGGGCGTTGGCCCGCTCCGCCATGAAACGGAACGACTCCAACGGGATCGCCCGGTCCCGTTCCGGCGAGATGAACCAGGACGGAACCATCTTCCAGGCGGGTTCGGCCGACCCCTCGGCGAAGGCAGCCGAGTTCGCCGGCCGCTGGGTGGCCGCGGCGAGGGCGGCATCGGCCGCCGGCACATCCGCGGCGAAGTGCTCGTGGTAGGCCTCCAGCCGCACATAGAGGTCCGTCGTGCCGTCGTCCAGCGGCACCTCGTGCAGGTGCTCGCCCAGCGTCGCGCCCGGGAACCGGCCGGTCAGATCCGGGACGTTCTCGCCCCGGTCCGGCGCCAACGCGGCCACGTAGACGAGAGCCTTGACGTTCTCATTGCCGGCGGCGGCGTTGGATGCCACCGCACCCCCATACGAATGACCGGCCAGCACGACCGGACCCTCGATGGTGGCCAGCAACGAAGCGACCGCGGCCGCATCGCCGGACAAACTCCGCAGCGGATTGCCGACCGCCAGCGTCCGGTACCCGGCGGCCAGCAGCCGGGTGATGACACCGTTCCAGCTGGCCGACTCGGCGAACGCGCCATGGACCAGAACGATGGTGGGTTTCATGTGCTTCTCCCTGTAGGCGAACGGCAGCACGTCCGGGGCAGGACGCCGTGGGCTCCACGGTCCCCTCCCGCACCGGTGCGCGAATCAGTCATTCGCCTGCGATACGGCCAGTGATCGCGGCGGAGCCGACGCCGGACCCGCAGACCCCGGCTGGGGCCACCGTCT from Paractinoplanes brasiliensis encodes the following:
- a CDS encoding AfsR/SARP family transcriptional regulator produces the protein MPSNGGGASVSFGVLGPLRVRRQGTQIDPGARQQRLILALLLAKAGQPVGVGEIVEVLWGPRPPVSAVNVVHRYVGALRRLFEPGLPARSPGHWLLGDAAGYRMRVGPGDLDLLRLRQLAEQARSEDAAGRRPEAMAAYEAALDLWRGPCGGAAELASGDRRAFDLIDHECADLVREAATLALRLRRVRPVLPVLRRVSELRPLDEGLQAQLLLALSADGQQAEAIALYHDVRGRLADELGVDPREELREAYQIVLDQSVGEAGPGAADPSDPIASPGGTLIGRTPGVSAVLPAQLPAELPHFTGRDEAQRRTLGLLNGHVMSQVSTPVLVIDGIPGIGKTTLAIRLAYQLADAYPDGQLYVDLQGFDPEQAMLPPEEALRAFLNALGVPDSDIPASPRARSGLYRSVLAGRRILVVLDNARSVEQVRPLLPGAPGCLVLVTSRKRLTGLATAHGAHLMTLDVLSDEDARQFLAVRIGDTRTSADPDAVAEIAARCGRLPLALAVVAARALAHPDHRLTDIARELRDAQGGLDGFSDDDMGNSIRAIFSWSYRMLSAPAARTFRLLSLHPGPDATVPAIASLAGVPLAEARPLTGELVRTGLLTERSPGRFTTHDLIRAYAHELIRAHEDGPARDDAFRRLASHYRQSAYAADLLLSPTVVLEPPDAPGYVVATRPSTAAEAIAWFSADRQALRAMVHRLLEYGQVATAWRLALSLQRFNQGEGWYHDWATMARACLEATSEAGDDLGRAYSTRSLGGAEMMWGRYDSASRLLRRSLDLFASLGLRPEQALVYRNLGQLSVEQGDDPEAVVLLGRARDIFASLGDRTGELGVLSVLTEAHSNLGQVDVCRQLANRALLIAEQLGDPNALGLSYEALADSCRAAGDLSTALTYWKKATELYRQIGWQMGLTSALLNQGDIALALNDPAGARAAWRLARDLMGNLRTPQVVDKIEKHLNRLTRLQPARSHGSPQV
- a CDS encoding GMC oxidoreductase; amino-acid sequence: MRVLLLESGPADTLPQIAVPSAWPALRGSGVDYSYVTVPQVRTGNAVHAWPRGHTLGGSSSIDAMMFRRGHAADYDGWAEQGADGWDYASVLPYFRRMETVNDGDPALRGDDGPMRPAPAADPSPLARAFVDAATAGGHRFTFIEAPLHRPALHAPANSFTLGIATVPESRGTLRLVSTDPGVPPLIDPNYLAEGQDVRRLVEAIEVARNIAATEPLARWRDREVLPGHNVRQPGGLRHYLQWGTGASHHPVGTCAMGRGAQAVVDPELRVLGADGLRVADASVMPRIVSAGTNAATIMIGEKASDMIRSTHSLSPQ
- a CDS encoding MarR family winged helix-turn-helix transcriptional regulator, translating into MDSLALENQVCFALTVATRHVVGLYRPLLAEVNLTHPQYLVLVALWQHGPLSVRRLGDLLHLDSGTLSPLVKRLEAAHYLRRERDPADERKVIITVTSEGEALRRRVEPMSSAAREHLGLSAEDTEQLQAVLSKLTAVSRFD
- a CDS encoding TetR/AcrR family transcriptional regulator, producing the protein MASPSRPERRTRSDGERSRLAILDAAVALTTVLGLEGLSIGRLADHVGISKSGLYAHFGSKEELQLATIRTAELTHRRDVVSPAFAQPDPLSRLRSLCENFLDHLKDDLLPGGCFFVSVNAEFDARPGAVRDRLAEIHTAWLLMLEEQYAAAQAAGLLSPETPPDQAAFELNAYLHMANNMYVLYRDADYLELARRSVANRLGMLSPTSSRAVTEASH
- a CDS encoding DUF2625 family protein — its product is MSDLDPAEDDDAPWRALSDVLMRSFAAPRILPPDRALARAGLQQLQVAASSPLGAVALNCSGILLYDGWLRIFGGSPCAEFGLPSIGEVNDFPALLDRTWTPTAGLIVAHDVLGGVFFLNGLRPGAGRPGVPGEVIYFDPPSLNWARMKMSHSEWLAWCVSGDLPHFYGDLLWPRWREDVRALRADQGIAVVPALWSGETAGGFARSVASMTDILTLQAQAAGALGRPLSSSLGCYPGDPVANATLV
- a CDS encoding AfsR/SARP family transcriptional regulator, which encodes MLDGDDATGVRFGVLGPVKVWRHGVELDLGARQQRLILALLLANTGQPVGVGDIVEVLWNERPPRSAVNVVHRYVGALRRLLEPGLPARTAGSWLLGDAAGYRMQVGAATLDLLEMRDRAEQARSRVTAGQLAEAMTAYEQALSLVRGPCGGAAELASSDHLAFSVVDHECGDLAREAAAFALRQNRTRAVLPFLRRVAEHREWDEALQAQLLLALSADGQQAEAIAVYRNIRRRLADELGVDPGEELREAYQLLLSQSADRPGSPGEDGGPASNTLPASTAVLPAQLPADLPHFTGRDEAQRRTLSLVNGHVLAHATMPVLAIDGIPGIGKTAMAIRLAHQLKDAYPDGQLYVDLQGFDPGQAALSPAEALQGFLNALGVPDAEIPASHHARPGLYRSVLAGRRVLLVLDNARDVEQVRPLLPGAPGCLVLVTSRKRLTGLSTANGAHLLTLDVLSVEDARTFLSSRIGAARTAAEPVAVNEIVERCGRLPLALAVVAARALIHADYRLSDIARGLRDAQGSLDGFAGDDMGNDLRAIFSWSYRMLGAAAARMFRLLSLHPGPDVTVPAMASLAGVSRAEARTLAGELVRTGLLAEHQPSRFATHDLIRAYAHELVGLHEDDNDREQAFHRLVGHYRQTAYAADLLLGPTIAVHPPEPVDAVTTARLATATDAMEWFSAERLVLKAVVQREIDEKRAGSAWRLVLSVQRLCHREGWWYDWTALAGTCLRAATEAGDDLGRAHMLRSLSGPEIELGDLTAAARHLGQSLELFDRLGLRREQSLVYRNLGQVSVHRKEYAEAVGYFESALRVAESLGELSDQVNVLSCLAGAHGRQGDFVTGMDLADRALSIAEALGNPSAQALGHETRAEICLFRGDLRASLASRKRAAELFRQAGWRMNAAGCLHSLGESALALGDRAAARAAWVEALDLLRHLHVPDVAKVQESLAGLDETTPEQPPARH
- a CDS encoding alpha/beta fold hydrolase; this translates as MKPTIVLVHGAFAESASWNGVITRLLAAGYRTLAVGNPLRSLSGDAAAVASLLATIEGPVVLAGHSYGGAVASNAAAGNENVKALVYVAALAPDRGENVPDLTGRFPGATLGEHLHEVPLDDGTTDLYVRLEAYHEHFAADVPAADAALAAATQRPANSAAFAEGSAEPAWKMVPSWFISPERDRAIPLESFRFMAERANAREAVEVEGASHALPMSQPQAVADIILRAVDGV